The following are encoded in a window of Thiohalobacter sp. IOR34 genomic DNA:
- a CDS encoding putative metalloprotease CJM1_0395 family protein — MNLHPAPPPTGLMPTPATPVGQRPQQVTARPVQAPEAAEAASRQSRGQATIHERRPNRREDEDAESQPTAEEERAVQTLKARDQEVRQHEAMHRAAGREYVRGATRFSYENGPDGQRYATGGEVEIDTSKPGDPDQALSKARTLRAAALAPAAPSAQDRSVAAQASRMEAEARQEQLRQRSEGQTDTDPDPTLGRRIDLYA, encoded by the coding sequence ATGAACCTACATCCCGCGCCACCACCGACAGGACTCATGCCGACCCCGGCAACCCCCGTCGGTCAAAGACCGCAGCAGGTCACGGCCCGTCCGGTACAGGCGCCCGAGGCTGCAGAGGCCGCATCCCGGCAAAGCCGGGGACAGGCCACGATCCATGAACGCCGGCCGAACAGGCGCGAGGACGAGGATGCGGAATCGCAGCCAACGGCCGAGGAAGAACGCGCGGTCCAGACCCTCAAGGCCCGTGACCAGGAGGTGCGTCAGCATGAGGCGATGCATCGCGCCGCCGGGCGGGAATATGTGCGGGGCGCCACCCGCTTCAGCTATGAAAACGGCCCCGACGGCCAGCGCTACGCCACGGGCGGCGAGGTCGAGATCGACACCAGCAAGCCCGGCGATCCCGACCAGGCCCTGAGCAAGGCCCGCACCCTGCGCGCCGCCGCCCTGGCGCCGGCCGCACCCTCGGCCCAGGATCGCAGCGTTGCGGCCCAGGCGAGCCGCATGGAGGCCGAGGCCCGGCAGGAACAGTTGCGGCAGCGGTCAGAGGGGCAGACGGACACAGACCCCGACCCGACCCTCGGCCGGCGCATCGACCTCTATGCGTGA